Part of the Bacteroidota bacterium genome is shown below.
CGATACGGTCGAAGTTGATCCATTTATCGTCGGCCCAAGTGCTGCCTTCACTTCCTCCGTCAACATGATGGATGCATCGTTTACCGACAATTCCACCGGCAGCAACCTTGCGTATGCTTGGAATTTCGGTGATGGCAACACGTCAACAACCGCTGCTCCGACCCATACCTACGCAGCCAATGGCACCTATATCGTGACGTTGACTGTCTCCAATGCATGCGGTTCGTCGATGTCGACCGACACCGTTGTGATCAACTTCATTGGTATTGCCAATCCATCCAACATGGATGTGAATGTCTATCCAAACCCTGCCCACGACCGCGTGATGGTGGCCACGGACCTGACTGAAATCCAAGACCTTCGCGTTTCGATCGTTTCCTTGATGGGTCAGGTAATGGTGGAGCAACAATTTACAGCTGTGAATGGCAGCTTCCGCCAAGCGCTGGACCTGAACGCATTGGCAGCTGGCGTTTATTTCCTCCAAGTCGAAGGCACTGCTGGCAAGCACGTGACACGTCTGGTTGTGGAGTAATTCCTGCCTTTAGGATTTCAAAAAAAAGCCGCCCGCAGATTTTCTGTGGGCGGCTTTTACGGGTTTCAGAGGTCAAGGGCCCGAACCGCCGAATTAGATCAACGGCGGCGTTGGTTTCAGGCTCGCCTGGAACCAGGCCGGGGGGAAAGCCGAAAGCCCCTTGAAAGTTCTTAAAAAAATTAAAACAAAAAAAATTCAAAAAAATTATAAACAAATTCCCAACCAGAACCAAACCGCCCGCCGATTGCATTTTTTCCCCGCAAAAGGGGGGACCATTCTTTTCCCCCTCCCTTTTTTTTCAAAAAATTTCCAATATCCCGGAATAACAGGGAGTAAGCCCCTAAAAAAATAATATCTTTCCCCCGCCCCCCCCCCTCGCCGCCCCCCAACCCACTACCTATTCTTGTTTTTTGTGCCCCCCCCCCCCCAAAACCCCCCCCAAGGAAAGAAAAGAAAAAAAAAAATTTTTATTTCTAAAGAAAAAAAAAGAATTGTTTTTTTCTTGGGTGGCGGAGGTTTTTTTTCCCCCCGCCGGCGCGCGCCCAAAAAAATTTCTTAATAAAAAAACGGGGGGGGAGTCCCGGCCCGAGGCCCGGGCCCCCGGACCCCCAAACCGGAGGGCCAAAGAAAAAAAGAGAGAATGGGGGAGCGGGGGGGGGGGGGGGGGGGAACCCATTCTTTCCCCCCCCCCCCCCCCCCCCCCCACCCTAAAAATTTTTTTTTTTTTTAAATAAAAAAAAAAACAAACCCAGCGGCCGCGGGGAGGGCCCCCCCCAGAAAAATAGCCCCGGGGGAGGGGGAAAGGAGAAAAAATTTTTGGGAGGTCCCCCAACCCCCCAAAGTTTTAAAAAAGGAGGGCGGGCCGGGTTGGGAAGGGGGGAAAAAAAAAACGACCCCCCCCCGCCCCCCCCCCCCTCCCTCTCTTTCCCTTATTCCATTTTTTTAGTGAAAATTTCCGGGGGCACGGCCCGGGCCCGCGCCCGTTTGGTTGGCGTTAGGAAGAAGAGAATGGAAAAAAGGGGGGAGGGGGTGAAAAATTGGGTTGGGGGGAAGGGGAAAAAAAAAAAAAAAAAAAAAAAAAAAAAAATTAAATAAAAAAAAAAATTAATAAAAAAATTAATTAGTTAAAAAATTATGGAGAAAAAAACAAGAAAAAAAAAACCTCACCGTTTGTTCTCCTTCAACCGCGCCTGATAGGCAAACAATTCGTCGCGGAGACGGGCGGCTTCCACGAAGTTGAGTTCTTTGGAGGCGGCTTCCATGTCTTTGCGCAGGATTTTGATGCGTTCCTCGATGACGGGAACCGTCAGGTATTCGGCTTCACCTTCGGCGACCGACCACGTATTTTCGGGTTCCAGCTCGGCTTCGCCTTTGAGACGGCGGCCCAAGGCACTGCCGAATACATCGATGTTCTCGCGCTGAATGGTCTGCGGTGTGATACCATGCTTTTCGTTGTAGTCCATCTGGATGCGGCGGCGGCGCGTGGTCTCGTCCATCAGCTGCTTCATCGCGGGCGTGATCTTGTCCGCGTACAGGATCACGCGCCCGTCCACGTTACGCGCAGCGCGCCCTGCGGTCTGTATAAGCGCCTGGGCCGAACGCAAAAAGCCTTCCTTGTCCGCATCCAAAATGGCCACGAGCGTCACCTCGGGCAAGTCCAACCCTTCCCGTAGCAGGTTCACGCCGACCAAAACATCGATTTTTCCCGAACGTAGGTCATGCAAAATGTCCACCCGCTCCAGGGATTCCACTTCGCTGTGAATATAGCGGCATTTGATCTTCAAATCCGCGAGGTAACGTGCCATTTCCTCGGCCATGCGCTTGGTCAACGTCGTAACGAGCGTCCGTTCGCCACGTTTGGTGCGCTCGTCGATTTCTTCCAGCAAGTCATCGACTTGGTTGATCAGTGGCCTGACTTCGACTTCAGGATCAAGCAACCCTGTCGGACGCACGATTTGCTCGACGACGACACCGCCTGCGGCTTGCAATTCAAAATCAGCTGGCGTTGCGCTGACATAAATGACTTGGTTGATCATGCTGTCAAACTCGTCAAATTTCTGCGGACGGTTGTCCATTGCACTGGGCAGACGGAATCCATGCTCAACAAGGACCATTTTGCGGCTTTTGTCCCCGCCGGACATGCCGCGGATTTGTGGAATGGTCACGTGACTTTCGTCAAGCACCATCAAATAATCCTCGGGAAAATAGTCGAGCAAACAATAGGGACGGCTGCCGGCATCCCGAAAACTCAGGTACCGGGAATAGTTTTCGATTCCGGAGCAATAGCCGAGTTCGCGCATCATTTCAAGGTCAAACTCGGTGCGCTCGAGGAGGCGCTGCGCTTCGATGAACATGCCGACCGACTTGAAATAGTTCACCCGGTCCATCAATTCGGCTTGGATTTGCTTGATGGCGGTTTGCAAAGCGTCCTTCGGGGTCACGAAAAGATTTGCAGGGAAGATCGTATAAGCGGTCAAGGATTCCTGTTTACGACCGGATTCTGGATCAAAAATCTGGATTTTCTCGACTTCGTCCCCGAAAAACATCACCCGCAAGCCGTAGTCATCGTAGGCCGGAAAAACATCGACGGTATCGCCCTTGACGCGAAAATTCCCCCGTTTGAATTCTGCTGTGGTGCGGCTGTAAAACAGGTCGACGAGTTTGTTCAGAAAGGCATTCAGCGAAATCTTCTCCCCTTCCTTGAAGCTCCAGATATTGGCCTTGAAGTCCTCGGGGCGGCCCATACCGTAGATCGCAGAAACGGAGGAAACAATGATCACATCCTTGCGTCCGGAAAGCAATGCAGAAGTCGCGCGCAAACGCAGCTTTTCAATTTCCTGGTTGATGCTCAGGTCCTTCTCAATGTAGGTATTGGTCGCGGGAATGAAGGCTTCGGGCTGATAA
Proteins encoded:
- the uvrB gene encoding excinuclease ABC subunit UvrB, whose translation is MEKEFVLQSSYTPAGDQPDAIKQLVEGLESGDRHQVLLGVTGSGKTFTIANVIQEVQRPTIIMSHNKTLAAQLYGEFKTFFPDNLVEYFISYYDYYQPEAFIPATNTYIEKDLSINQEIEKLRLRATSALLSGRKDVIIVSSVSAIYGMGRPEDFKANIWSFKEGEKISLNAFLNKLVDLFYSRTTAEFKRGNFRVKGDTVDVFPAYDDYGLRVMFFGDEVEKIQIFDPESGRKQESLTAYTIFPANLFVTPKDALQTAIKQIQAELMDRVNYFKSVGMFIEAQRLLERTEFDLEMMRELGYCSGIENYSRYLSFRDAGSRPYCLLDYFPEDYLMVLDESHVTIPQIRGMSGGDKSRKMVLVEHGFRLPSAMDNRPQKFDEFDSMINQVIYVSATPADFELQAAGGVVVEQIVRPTGLLDPEVEVRPLINQVDDLLEEIDERTKRGERTLVTTLTKRMAEEMARYLADLKIKCRYIHSEVESLERVDILHDLRSGKIDVLVGVNLLREGLDLPEVTLVAILDADKEGFLRSAQALIQTAGRAARNVDGRVILYADKITPAMKQLMDETTRRRRIQMDYNEKHGITPQTIQRENIDVFGSALGRRLKGEAELEPENTWSVAEGEAEYLTVPVIEERIKILRKDMEAASKELNFVEAARLRDELFAYQARLKENKR